The following are encoded together in the Bradyrhizobium genosp. L genome:
- a CDS encoding cysteine desulfurase: MSTHPAVSNGAYDVARVRQDFPALAMQVYGKPLVYLDNAASAQKPNAVLDRMTEAYKSEYANVHRGLHYLANAATEAYEGARGKVAKFINARRNEEIVFTRNVTEAINLVASSWGAPNIGEGDEIVLSIMEHHSNIVPWHFLRERQGAVIKWAPVDDEGNFLIEEFEKLLTPRTKIVAITQMSNALGTLVPVREVIRIAHARGIPVLVDGAQGAVHLPIDVQDLDCDFYAFTGHKVYGPTGIGALYAKHEHLVAMRPFNGGGEMIREVAKDWVTYGDPPHKFEAGTPPIVEAIGLGAAIDYVNSIGKERIAAHEHDLLSYAQERLREINSLRLIGTARNKGPVISFEMKGAHPHDVATVIDRQGIAVRAGTHCVMPLLERFNVTATCRASFGMYNTKEEVDHLAQALIKARELFA; encoded by the coding sequence ATGAGCACGCACCCGGCTGTCTCCAACGGTGCCTACGACGTCGCGCGCGTGCGGCAGGATTTCCCGGCGCTGGCCATGCAGGTCTATGGCAAGCCGCTGGTCTATCTCGACAACGCTGCGTCGGCGCAAAAGCCCAATGCGGTGCTCGACCGCATGACGGAAGCCTACAAGAGCGAATACGCCAACGTGCATCGCGGCCTGCATTACCTCGCCAACGCCGCGACCGAAGCTTACGAAGGCGCGCGCGGCAAAGTGGCGAAATTCATCAACGCCCGCCGCAATGAAGAGATCGTCTTCACCCGCAACGTCACCGAGGCGATCAACCTGGTGGCGTCGTCATGGGGTGCGCCCAACATTGGGGAGGGCGACGAGATCGTCCTCTCGATCATGGAGCACCACTCCAACATCGTGCCGTGGCATTTCCTGCGCGAACGCCAAGGCGCGGTGATCAAATGGGCACCCGTCGACGACGAGGGCAACTTCCTGATCGAGGAGTTCGAAAAACTCCTGACGCCCAGAACCAAGATCGTCGCGATCACCCAGATGTCGAACGCGCTGGGCACCCTGGTGCCGGTCAGGGAGGTGATCCGGATCGCGCACGCCCGCGGCATTCCCGTGCTGGTCGACGGCGCGCAGGGCGCGGTGCACTTGCCGATCGACGTGCAGGACCTCGATTGCGATTTCTATGCCTTCACCGGCCACAAGGTGTACGGGCCGACAGGGATCGGTGCGCTCTATGCCAAGCACGAGCATCTCGTCGCGATGCGGCCGTTCAACGGCGGCGGCGAGATGATCCGCGAGGTTGCCAAGGACTGGGTCACCTACGGCGATCCGCCGCACAAGTTCGAAGCCGGCACTCCGCCGATCGTCGAGGCGATCGGGCTCGGTGCTGCGATCGACTACGTCAATTCGATCGGCAAGGAGCGAATCGCGGCGCATGAGCACGATTTGCTCAGCTATGCGCAGGAGCGGCTACGCGAGATCAACTCGCTGCGGCTGATCGGCACCGCTCGCAACAAGGGCCCGGTGATCTCCTTCGAGATGAAGGGCGCGCATCCCCACGACGTCGCCACCGTGATCGACCGCCAGGGCATCGCGGTGCGCGCTGGCACCCATTGCGTGATGCCGCTTTTAGAGCGGTTCAACGTCACGGCCACCTGCCGTGCCTCGTTCGGGATGTATAATACCAAGGAAGAAGTCGACCATCTGGCGCAGGCGCTGATCAAGGCGCGGGAATTGTTCGCATGA
- a CDS encoding SUF system Fe-S cluster assembly protein produces the protein MTDTAEMKAATVETTSALPPEETERLSGEIVAALKTVFDPEIPADIYELGLIYKVDLKDDRAVDILMTLTTPNCPAAGELPTMVENAVASVPGVGVVSVNLVWDPAWSPDRMSDEARLVLNMW, from the coding sequence ATGACCGATACAGCCGAAATGAAGGCAGCCACCGTCGAGACCACCTCGGCGCTGCCGCCTGAGGAAACCGAGCGCCTGAGCGGCGAGATCGTCGCGGCGCTGAAGACGGTGTTCGATCCGGAGATTCCGGCCGACATCTACGAGCTCGGCCTGATCTACAAGGTCGACCTCAAGGACGACCGCGCCGTCGACATCCTGATGACCCTGACCACGCCGAACTGCCCGGCCGCGGGCGAGCTGCCGACCATGGTGGAGAACGCGGTCGCCAGCGTTCCCGGCGTCGGCGTCGTCAGCGTCAATCTGGTCTGGGATCCGGCCTGGTCGCCGGACCGGATGTCGGACGAGGCACGCCTCGTCCTCAATATGTGGTGA
- a CDS encoding HesB/IscA family protein, with protein MTDMTHASPMPAKPKRPRPQVMKLTDAAAERISELTQRADSEIVGLRVGIKNGGCAGQSYTVEYAHEIRPTDEVVEDKGVKILVDPKAVLFLLGTEMDYKADKMQAQFVFNNPNQISACGCGESVQLKPATV; from the coding sequence ATGACTGACATGACACACGCTTCACCAATGCCCGCCAAGCCGAAGCGACCGCGCCCGCAGGTCATGAAACTGACCGATGCCGCGGCCGAGCGCATCTCCGAGCTGACCCAGCGCGCCGACTCCGAAATCGTCGGCCTGCGCGTCGGCATCAAGAACGGCGGCTGCGCCGGCCAGTCCTATACCGTCGAATATGCCCACGAGATCCGCCCGACCGACGAAGTGGTCGAGGACAAGGGCGTCAAGATCCTGGTCGATCCCAAGGCCGTGCTGTTCTTGCTCGGCACCGAGATGGACTACAAGGCCGACAAGATGCAGGCCCAGTTCGTGTTCAACAACCCGAACCAGATCTCCGCCTGCGGCTGCGGCGAGTCAGTGCAGCTCAAGCCGGCGACGGTCTAA
- a CDS encoding TfoX/Sxy family protein, producing the protein MDREFLTDLFADFGPVTLRRMFSGYGISADGTNFALALRAGLYFRADDQTIPQFEAEGSKPFQYQTSSKTVTVNSYWQLPARLFDDTEELAVWARSALGAAQRAALRKRPRKAKAPVKAVSKAKKPAAKKNRRVGKAKRAHHVRSR; encoded by the coding sequence ATGGACCGCGAATTCCTGACCGACCTGTTCGCCGATTTTGGCCCGGTAACCCTGCGCCGGATGTTTTCCGGCTACGGCATCTCAGCCGACGGCACCAATTTCGCGCTCGCGCTGCGCGCCGGGCTCTACTTCCGCGCCGACGACCAGACCATTCCGCAATTCGAGGCGGAGGGTTCGAAGCCGTTCCAGTATCAGACAAGCTCGAAGACGGTGACGGTCAATTCGTACTGGCAACTGCCGGCGCGGCTGTTCGACGACACCGAGGAGCTTGCAGTGTGGGCGCGCTCGGCGCTTGGCGCCGCCCAGCGCGCGGCGTTGCGCAAGCGGCCGCGGAAGGCGAAGGCGCCGGTGAAGGCGGTGAGCAAGGCCAAGAAGCCTGCCGCGAAGAAGAACCGTAGGGTGGGCAAAGCGAAGCGTGCCCACCATGTCCGATCGCGCTAG
- a CDS encoding GGDEF domain-containing protein has translation MVKLLDEHERTLAFAEVALGQIRSLRQTAVPRNYEIWYVYATGYNAPLNKIINETLARSGKLTEADLEQIYETYLSHIKTSDRIDKVGARVIGEIDAVMRLITDALGVSANYDASLVGASDKLATATSRDQIKAIVESLAKSTREMRETNQALENRLALSKSEISDLQHSLEAIRAESLTDPLTGLGNRKYFDRSIDMAVQTALASGEPLSLLMFDIDHFKSFNDSYGHLTGDQVLRLVAQSLKQTIKGQDITARYGGEEFAVVLPNTALRQALTVADHIRRAVMAKELKKKSTGEILGRVTISVGVSMLKQGDDTDSLIERADACLYAAKRAGRNRVICEADPEYNAETQTRVA, from the coding sequence GTGGTCAAACTGCTGGACGAACACGAACGTACATTGGCCTTCGCGGAAGTCGCGCTTGGCCAGATCCGCTCGCTTCGCCAGACCGCCGTCCCCCGCAACTATGAAATCTGGTACGTCTACGCGACCGGATACAACGCGCCGCTCAACAAGATCATCAACGAGACGCTGGCGCGCAGCGGCAAGCTCACCGAAGCCGATCTCGAGCAGATCTACGAGACCTATCTTTCGCACATCAAGACATCCGACCGGATCGACAAGGTCGGCGCCCGCGTCATCGGAGAGATCGACGCCGTGATGCGGCTGATCACCGACGCACTCGGCGTGTCAGCGAATTATGACGCGAGCCTGGTCGGCGCCAGCGACAAGCTGGCGACCGCGACGAGCCGCGATCAGATCAAGGCCATCGTCGAGAGCCTGGCGAAATCGACCCGCGAAATGCGCGAGACCAACCAGGCGCTGGAGAACCGGCTGGCGCTGTCGAAATCCGAGATCAGCGATCTCCAGCACAGCCTCGAGGCGATCCGCGCCGAGAGCCTGACCGATCCGCTCACCGGCCTCGGCAACCGCAAATATTTCGACCGCTCGATCGACATGGCGGTGCAGACCGCGCTCGCCTCCGGCGAACCGCTATCGCTGTTGATGTTCGACATCGACCATTTCAAGTCGTTCAACGATTCCTACGGCCACCTCACCGGCGACCAGGTGCTGCGGCTGGTGGCGCAGTCGCTGAAGCAGACCATCAAGGGCCAGGACATCACGGCGCGCTATGGCGGCGAGGAATTCGCGGTGGTGCTGCCCAACACCGCACTGCGCCAGGCGCTGACGGTCGCCGACCATATCCGCCGCGCGGTGATGGCCAAGGAATTGAAGAAGAAGTCGACCGGCGAAATCCTCGGCCGCGTCACGATCTCGGTCGGCGTCTCCATGCTGAAGCAAGGCGACGACACGGATTCGCTGATCGAACGCGCCGACGCCTGCCTCTACGCCGCCAAACGCGCCGGCCGCAACCGCGTGATCTGCGAAGCCGATCCCGAATACAACGCCGAGACGCAGACCCGTGTGGCGTGA
- a CDS encoding DEAD/DEAH box helicase produces MSFSNLGLSDKVLAAVAATGYTSPTPIQEQAIPHVLARRDVLGIAQTGTGKTAAFVLPMLTILEKGRARARMPRTLILEPTRELAAQVKEQFDKYGAGQKLNVALLIGGVSFGDQDSKLMRGVDVLIATPGRLLDHTERGGLLLTGVELLVIDEADRMLDMGFIPDIERICKLVPFTRQTLFFTATMPPEISRITEAFLHNPARIEVSKPATTAVTVTQLQVPSGREAHDKREILRRLLRDAKDLNNAIIFCNRKREVAVLHKSLQKHGFSVGALHGDMDQSARTAALDQFRKGEIPLLVASDVAARGLDIPAVSHVFNFDVPHHPDDYVHRIGRTGRAGRTGTAISIVTSLDNKSMVAIEKLIGQQIPRAEGDYAAHSEASDDGEAPRRSRSRDGSREGARGGRKPRREREPRHGEREPRHEKEPRQEREPRQEREPQREPRHARNSAPQAPASHVPSIGRAEPRRQQREVDHEPADHSHLPAFLLRPVRARA; encoded by the coding sequence ATGTCCTTTTCCAATCTAGGCCTGTCCGACAAGGTTCTCGCCGCAGTTGCGGCCACAGGTTACACCTCCCCCACCCCGATCCAGGAACAGGCGATCCCGCACGTTCTCGCCCGCCGCGACGTCCTCGGCATCGCCCAGACCGGCACCGGCAAGACCGCCGCCTTCGTTCTCCCGATGCTCACCATCCTAGAAAAGGGCCGCGCCCGGGCACGGATGCCGCGCACCCTGATCCTCGAGCCGACCCGTGAGCTCGCCGCCCAGGTCAAGGAACAATTCGACAAATATGGCGCAGGTCAGAAGCTCAACGTTGCGCTGCTGATCGGCGGCGTCTCGTTCGGCGACCAGGACTCCAAGCTGATGCGGGGCGTCGACGTCCTGATCGCAACGCCCGGCCGCCTGCTCGACCATACCGAACGCGGCGGGTTGCTGCTGACCGGCGTCGAGCTGCTGGTGATCGACGAAGCCGATCGCATGCTCGACATGGGTTTCATCCCCGATATCGAACGCATCTGCAAACTCGTCCCCTTCACGCGGCAGACCCTGTTCTTCACGGCGACGATGCCGCCGGAAATCAGCCGCATCACCGAGGCCTTCTTGCATAATCCTGCGCGGATCGAGGTCTCCAAGCCCGCGACGACAGCCGTCACCGTGACGCAACTGCAGGTCCCGTCCGGTCGCGAGGCCCATGACAAGCGCGAGATCCTGCGCCGCCTGTTGCGCGACGCCAAGGATCTCAACAACGCGATCATCTTCTGCAACCGCAAGCGCGAAGTCGCCGTGCTGCACAAATCGCTGCAGAAGCACGGCTTCAGCGTCGGCGCGCTTCATGGCGACATGGATCAGTCGGCCCGCACCGCCGCGCTCGATCAGTTCCGCAAGGGCGAGATTCCGCTGCTGGTGGCCTCCGACGTCGCGGCCCGCGGCCTCGATATCCCCGCCGTCAGCCACGTCTTCAATTTCGACGTCCCGCATCATCCCGACGACTATGTGCACCGGATCGGCCGCACCGGCCGCGCCGGGCGCACCGGCACCGCGATCTCCATCGTCACGTCGCTCGACAACAAGTCGATGGTCGCGATCGAGAAGCTGATCGGCCAACAGATCCCGCGCGCCGAAGGCGATTATGCCGCACACAGCGAAGCCTCCGATGATGGCGAGGCGCCGCGCCGTTCGCGTAGCCGCGACGGATCGCGCGAAGGCGCCCGCGGCGGTCGCAAGCCGCGGCGTGAACGCGAGCCGCGTCACGGCGAACGCGAGCCGCGTCACGAGAAGGAGCCGCGGCAAGAGCGGGAGCCGCGCCAGGAACGCGAACCGCAGCGCGAACCGCGCCACGCCCGCAACAGTGCCCCGCAGGCCCCCGCCTCGCACGTGCCGTCGATCGGACGTGCGGAGCCACGGCGGCAGCAGCGCGAGGTCGATCACGAGCCGGCCGATCATTCGCATCTGCCCGCCTTCCTGCTGCGACCGGTGCGCGCACGCGCGTAA
- a CDS encoding helix-turn-helix transcriptional regulator, with the protein MRGEVDLDHRQGSGSVASATAPASFDLHVSRDQTPALAPGGMPAAPSRRGWAPLLEACTADLKEAMQTGSAASVPPLVKAVAEFALLERGAIRPGSRRAQQALRIGRLSLARRLVTRHLPEPALSPTMIAELLGVSVRYLHVLFETTGKSFSHTVTDQRLAESRRLLAATPPRPIAEIAFACGFGSLATFYRIFTASEGSTPGEFRARSSDAEC; encoded by the coding sequence ATGCGCGGTGAAGTCGATCTCGACCATCGTCAGGGATCCGGCAGCGTCGCCTCGGCTACGGCGCCTGCGAGCTTCGATCTGCACGTCAGCCGGGATCAGACGCCTGCGCTTGCACCCGGGGGCATGCCGGCCGCGCCGAGCCGTCGCGGCTGGGCACCGTTGCTCGAGGCCTGCACCGCCGACCTCAAGGAAGCGATGCAGACAGGCAGTGCGGCGAGCGTTCCGCCGCTGGTCAAGGCGGTGGCGGAGTTCGCGCTGCTCGAGCGCGGCGCAATCAGGCCAGGCAGCCGGCGCGCCCAGCAGGCGCTTCGCATCGGCCGGCTCAGCCTGGCGCGGCGCTTGGTCACGCGCCATTTGCCGGAGCCGGCGCTGTCACCGACGATGATCGCCGAGCTGCTCGGTGTATCCGTCCGCTATTTGCATGTGCTGTTTGAGACGACCGGCAAGAGCTTCTCGCACACCGTCACCGACCAGCGCCTGGCCGAGAGCCGCCGGCTGCTCGCCGCGACACCGCCGCGGCCGATTGCCGAGATCGCCTTCGCCTGCGGGTTCGGCAGCTTGGCGACCTTCTACCGGATCTTCACCGCGTCCGAAGGCTCGACGCCAGGCGAGTTCAGGGCCCGCAGCAGCGACGCTGAGTGTTGA
- a CDS encoding TetR/AcrR family transcriptional regulator, which produces MSKKMIKPGPDLLMQVDRAFLDYGYSGLSMVVLARACGFTQRALYYYFSNKEDAFRAVISFRHVDDVELALQAGRSVRANGGSALDIFAKILDVRYGETRRRLTRSPHTVELNAEAFKRCRDLMIKSAVSFQADLEKLVIDLQAGRFLRLNGAFTPAQIAQALADGGRAVNQALPPIARDDFSGRYRQMCAMVLYGCAVMPKRK; this is translated from the coding sequence ATGTCGAAGAAGATGATCAAGCCCGGACCCGACCTGCTGATGCAGGTCGACCGGGCCTTTCTCGACTACGGCTATAGTGGGCTATCGATGGTGGTGCTGGCACGGGCCTGCGGCTTCACGCAGCGCGCGCTGTATTATTATTTCAGCAACAAGGAAGACGCCTTCCGCGCGGTGATCAGCTTTCGCCATGTCGACGACGTCGAGCTTGCTTTGCAGGCCGGCCGGTCCGTGCGGGCGAATGGCGGCAGCGCGCTCGACATCTTCGCGAAGATCCTCGACGTCCGCTACGGCGAGACGCGGCGACGGCTGACGCGCTCGCCGCACACCGTCGAACTCAACGCCGAAGCCTTCAAGCGCTGCCGCGACCTGATGATCAAGTCGGCGGTGTCGTTCCAGGCCGATCTGGAGAAGCTGGTCATCGACCTTCAGGCCGGTCGGTTTTTGAGGCTGAACGGCGCCTTCACGCCGGCGCAGATCGCACAGGCGCTCGCCGACGGCGGACGCGCCGTCAATCAGGCGCTGCCGCCGATCGCCCGTGACGACTTCTCCGGCCGCTATCGCCAGATGTGCGCGATGGTGCTGTACGGCTGCGCCGTGATGCCGAAGCGGAAATAG
- a CDS encoding helix-turn-helix domain-containing protein, with product MYTWSTEQVAPRERFDHWREVRAKGLFGVTAELEPAQRGDFFGEFSLRKLGNAGLIELRASPYRVERRAGDIADARSDSLCIYQQLGGGGWFGGVRLEDFSVHNGMFATSYADLPYRTAPLGRDGFNLRILKVPATDLPHARAGLEQLVPRPVQDRSMLRPLLESCFRDLVESSDATATAVTGPLVQALAHIALIERGVMVPAGRLAQQALRTGRLSLARRLLVRHLAKTTLSPTLIADMLGISVRHLHVLFETTEMSFSQTVAALRLERSRRLLRERPERSVADVAFACGFESLATFYRLFNASESMTPGDYRARPA from the coding sequence GTGTACACATGGTCCACCGAGCAGGTCGCTCCCCGAGAGCGTTTCGACCACTGGCGTGAGGTGCGCGCCAAGGGATTGTTCGGCGTGACCGCGGAGCTCGAGCCGGCGCAGCGTGGCGATTTCTTCGGCGAGTTCTCGCTGCGCAAGCTCGGCAATGCCGGACTGATCGAACTGCGCGCCTCGCCGTACCGGGTCGAGCGCCGTGCCGGCGACATCGCAGACGCGCGCAGCGACAGCCTGTGCATCTACCAGCAGCTTGGCGGCGGCGGCTGGTTCGGGGGCGTGCGGCTCGAGGACTTCTCGGTTCACAATGGCATGTTCGCCACCAGCTATGCCGACCTGCCCTATCGCACTGCGCCGCTCGGCCGCGATGGATTCAACCTGCGCATCCTCAAGGTGCCAGCCACCGATCTCCCCCATGCGCGCGCCGGATTGGAGCAGCTTGTCCCGAGGCCGGTGCAGGACCGGTCCATGCTGCGGCCACTGCTGGAATCCTGCTTCCGCGACCTCGTCGAGAGCAGCGATGCGACCGCGACGGCGGTGACGGGCCCGTTGGTGCAGGCCCTCGCGCATATCGCCCTGATCGAGCGCGGCGTGATGGTGCCGGCAGGCCGGCTCGCGCAGCAGGCGCTGCGGACCGGACGTCTGTCGCTGGCGCGCCGCCTGCTGGTACGGCATCTCGCGAAGACAACGCTGTCGCCGACCCTGATCGCAGACATGCTCGGCATTTCGGTCCGCCATCTCCACGTGCTGTTCGAGACCACGGAAATGAGCTTCTCGCAGACCGTCGCCGCGCTGCGGCTCGAGCGCAGCCGCCGCCTGCTGCGCGAACGGCCGGAGCGGTCGGTCGCCGATGTCGCCTTTGCCTGCGGCTTCGAGAGCCTCGCGACGTTCTATCGGCTGTTCAATGCGTCTGAGTCGATGACGCCGGGCGATTATCGGGCACGGCCGGCCTGA
- a CDS encoding caspase family protein: MGIILALLAWVVPAHAEKRVALVIGNNDYRNVPKLQKAVNDARTMGDTLKQLGFDVMVAENLNRQAFSEALLAFDRAVQPGDTAFFFYAGHGFEIAGQNFLLPTDVPAATEGQEELVRDASVLADRIVERLQNKKVRTSILVFDACRNNPFERAGTRAVAGGGGLAPMTQLPEGVFSVFSAGPRQTALDRLSNDDANPNSVFTRTFARELLQPGENLVQVAQRTRRLVSEMAETVKHKQIPVYFDQMVDDVFLNGAAKGQADAAKPSAPPQQVAALPPVAVPRLPKEDSVNAPIASFSRHNGGWTVVFSIVDPTLGISWRVGDSGDFRETGFIDTLDPRTRKRMPNPSIELPADAPASTIEIRYVDAQGEMQGPFPIKFDPEAALIRDQRKILDMTATSWLSFREFNGLLVYYTHLMSYRCAIREVRIGIDSAVPDKVLKMPACDPRDPSAIPSEAQPYLKLAPQTKSVSVELTYRDGSVSEIKTFRR, translated from the coding sequence ATGGGCATCATCCTGGCGCTGCTTGCATGGGTCGTGCCCGCCCATGCCGAAAAGCGCGTCGCGCTCGTGATCGGCAACAATGACTACAGGAACGTGCCGAAGCTGCAGAAAGCGGTCAACGACGCCCGCACCATGGGCGACACGCTGAAGCAGCTCGGCTTCGATGTCATGGTGGCCGAGAACCTGAACCGCCAGGCCTTCTCCGAGGCGCTGCTCGCCTTCGACCGCGCGGTCCAGCCGGGCGACACCGCGTTCTTCTTCTATGCCGGCCACGGCTTTGAGATCGCCGGCCAGAATTTCCTGCTGCCGACCGATGTGCCGGCGGCGACCGAGGGCCAGGAGGAGCTGGTGCGCGACGCCTCCGTGCTGGCCGACCGCATCGTCGAGCGGCTGCAGAACAAGAAGGTGCGGACCTCGATCCTGGTGTTCGACGCCTGCCGCAACAATCCGTTCGAGCGCGCCGGCACCCGTGCGGTCGCCGGCGGAGGCGGGCTCGCGCCGATGACGCAGCTGCCCGAGGGCGTGTTCTCGGTGTTTTCGGCTGGACCGCGCCAGACCGCGCTCGACCGGCTCTCGAATGACGACGCCAATCCCAATTCGGTGTTCACGCGGACCTTTGCCAGGGAGCTGCTGCAGCCCGGTGAAAACCTCGTGCAGGTCGCGCAGCGCACGCGGCGGCTGGTCAGCGAGATGGCCGAGACCGTGAAGCACAAGCAGATCCCGGTCTATTTCGATCAGATGGTCGACGACGTCTTCCTGAATGGCGCGGCAAAGGGGCAGGCAGATGCCGCAAAACCGTCGGCGCCGCCGCAACAGGTGGCGGCGCTGCCGCCGGTCGCGGTGCCGCGGCTGCCGAAGGAGGATTCTGTCAACGCGCCGATCGCGAGCTTCTCGCGTCACAATGGCGGCTGGACGGTGGTGTTCTCGATCGTCGATCCGACGCTCGGCATCTCCTGGCGCGTCGGCGACAGCGGGGATTTCCGCGAGACCGGATTCATCGACACGCTCGATCCGCGCACCCGCAAGCGGATGCCCAATCCGTCGATCGAGCTGCCCGCCGACGCGCCCGCCAGCACGATCGAGATTCGTTATGTCGATGCGCAGGGCGAGATGCAGGGCCCGTTTCCGATCAAGTTCGATCCCGAGGCCGCATTGATCCGCGACCAACGCAAGATCCTCGACATGACCGCCACGAGCTGGCTATCGTTCCGCGAATTCAACGGCCTCTTGGTCTATTACACGCATCTGATGTCGTATCGATGCGCGATCCGCGAGGTCCGCATCGGCATCGACAGCGCGGTGCCGGACAAGGTGCTGAAGATGCCGGCCTGCGATCCGCGTGATCCCAGCGCGATACCGTCCGAGGCGCAGCCCTATCTGAAGCTCGCGCCGCAGACCAAATCGGTGTCGGTCGAATTGACCTATCGCGACGGCAGCGTATCCGAGATCAAGACGTTCCGGCGCTAG
- a CDS encoding FAD-dependent oxidoreductase, translated as MDGNNPQRPRTMKVRCCVVGGGPAGMMLGYLLGRAGVDVVVLEKHADFFRDFRGDTVHPSTLQVMDELGLIDGFLKLPHQQIQKLDGIFDGTHVRLADTSRLDVKYPYIALMPQWDFLNFLRESGKRFGQLKVLMNTEATDLIRRGDTVAGVVAKTPEGELEIEADLTIACDGRHSTIRERTGLAVEEIGAPMDVLWFRVGRHPDETENLFARVDHGKMLVTFDRGDYWQCAYVIAKGQFEAVKARGLPALLDDVLRLAPILKSGIGDVKSFDDLKLLTVAINRLTRWTRPGLLLIGDAAHAMSPIGGVGVNLAVQDAVATANILAAKLVHGCPSEDELDAVRRRREFPVRVTQRLQVVAQNNIISVALKPGDRPTPLPLRLITAVPWLQGLTARVLAVGVRPEHVHSPACS; from the coding sequence ATGGACGGCAACAATCCGCAACGGCCGCGTACGATGAAGGTCCGCTGCTGCGTGGTCGGCGGCGGGCCGGCCGGCATGATGCTGGGCTATCTGCTCGGGCGCGCCGGGGTCGATGTCGTGGTGCTGGAGAAGCATGCCGACTTCTTCCGCGACTTTCGCGGCGACACCGTGCATCCCTCGACCTTGCAGGTGATGGACGAGCTCGGGCTGATCGACGGCTTCCTGAAGCTGCCGCACCAGCAGATCCAGAAGCTCGACGGCATCTTCGACGGTACCCATGTGCGGCTCGCCGATACCAGCCGTCTCGACGTGAAATATCCCTACATCGCGCTGATGCCGCAGTGGGACTTCCTCAATTTCCTGCGCGAGAGCGGCAAGCGCTTTGGACAGCTCAAGGTGCTGATGAACACCGAGGCCACCGATCTGATCCGGCGCGGCGACACCGTCGCGGGCGTCGTTGCGAAAACGCCCGAGGGGGAATTGGAGATCGAGGCGGATCTCACGATTGCCTGCGACGGCCGCCATTCCACGATCCGCGAGCGGACCGGGCTTGCCGTGGAGGAGATCGGCGCGCCGATGGATGTGCTGTGGTTTCGAGTCGGGCGGCACCCGGACGAGACCGAGAACCTGTTCGCGCGCGTCGACCACGGCAAGATGCTGGTGACGTTCGACCGCGGCGACTACTGGCAATGCGCCTATGTGATCGCCAAGGGACAGTTCGAGGCAGTGAAGGCGAGGGGGCTGCCGGCGTTGCTCGACGACGTGTTGCGGCTGGCGCCGATCCTCAAGAGCGGCATTGGCGACGTGAAGAGCTTCGACGATCTCAAGCTGCTCACGGTCGCGATCAACCGGCTGACTCGCTGGACCCGGCCTGGGCTGCTTCTGATCGGCGATGCGGCGCATGCGATGTCGCCGATTGGTGGCGTCGGCGTCAACCTCGCGGTCCAGGATGCGGTCGCAACGGCCAACATCCTGGCGGCGAAGCTCGTCCATGGCTGCCCGTCGGAGGACGAACTCGATGCTGTCAGACGCCGTCGCGAGTTTCCCGTGCGGGTGACCCAGCGCCTGCAGGTGGTCGCCCAGAACAACATCATCAGCGTAGCGCTGAAGCCGGGTGATCGGCCGACGCCGTTGCCGCTCCGCCTGATCACCGCGGTGCCGTGGTTGCAGGGACTGACTGCGCGCGTTCTCGCCGTCGGGGTGCGGCCCGAGCACGTCCATTCGCCAGCCTGCAGTTGA